One part of the Dissulfuribacter thermophilus genome encodes these proteins:
- a CDS encoding sigma-54-dependent transcriptional regulator — MKILIVDDEAVQRELLKGFLEKAGHVVFEAEDGEHAVAIFREEPIDLVLMDQKMPGMSGEETLKMLKEINPLVRCIMITAFGSVSTAVNVMKIGADDFLEKPVDLEFLAKKIEEIEQELQVEKDIEEVEKGICDDESPLPIEIIAESRAMKNVLSMVRRVSPTPWTVLIRGETGTGKELIARLIHLLSERKHGPFVEVNCATIPENLFESELFGHEKGAFTGAVSRRTGLFESANGGSIFLDEIGELPLNLQPKLLRALQEKRISRVGSSEEIDVDVRVIAATNRDLRKMVEEERFREDLYFRLNVFEITLPPLRSRKEDIPKLIEFFKSKYALRDVRFSKEAVDVLMKYSFPGNVRELEHIVQRTITLARSNVIRPSDLPQEVRIGEKTAHGPLKERLEAMEKEMILNALQEANWVQTRAAEQLGISERVLRYKIERLGIKKQGKK; from the coding sequence TTGAAAATTTTGATCGTAGACGATGAAGCCGTCCAACGAGAGCTCCTAAAAGGTTTCCTCGAAAAGGCAGGTCATGTGGTGTTCGAGGCCGAAGATGGAGAACATGCTGTTGCAATATTTCGGGAGGAACCCATAGATTTGGTGTTGATGGATCAAAAGATGCCGGGAATGAGCGGAGAAGAAACATTAAAAATGCTTAAGGAGATCAATCCGCTCGTAAGGTGCATTATGATTACTGCTTTTGGTTCAGTCTCTACTGCAGTGAATGTCATGAAGATAGGTGCAGACGATTTTCTCGAAAAGCCAGTGGATCTTGAATTTTTGGCTAAAAAGATTGAGGAGATTGAACAGGAACTCCAGGTTGAAAAGGACATTGAAGAGGTAGAGAAGGGGATTTGCGACGATGAATCACCCCTTCCAATTGAGATAATTGCTGAAAGTCGCGCAATGAAAAATGTCCTTTCTATGGTGAGACGAGTGAGCCCTACACCATGGACAGTCTTGATCAGAGGGGAGACGGGAACAGGAAAAGAGCTCATTGCCCGCCTTATTCATCTCTTGAGCGAGCGAAAGCATGGGCCTTTTGTCGAAGTAAATTGTGCGACAATCCCTGAAAATCTTTTTGAAAGTGAACTTTTTGGCCATGAGAAGGGGGCATTTACTGGCGCTGTTTCAAGGAGAACAGGCCTTTTTGAGAGCGCCAATGGTGGTTCCATATTCCTGGATGAGATTGGAGAGTTGCCGCTCAATCTTCAACCCAAACTACTAAGAGCCCTTCAGGAAAAACGAATATCAAGGGTGGGCTCTAGCGAGGAAATTGATGTGGATGTCCGAGTGATTGCTGCGACCAATAGAGACCTGAGAAAGATGGTAGAAGAAGAACGCTTTAGAGAGGACCTATATTTTAGGTTAAATGTATTTGAAATCACCCTCCCGCCACTTAGGTCCCGAAAGGAAGACATCCCAAAGCTGATAGAATTTTTTAAATCGAAGTATGCCTTGAGGGATGTAAGGTTTTCAAAAGAGGCGGTGGATGTGCTAATGAAATATAGTTTTCCAGGAAATGTACGAGAACTGGAGCACATAGTGCAGCGTACCATCACCCTAGCGAGGAGTAATGTAATAAGACCCTCAGACCTACCCCAAGAGGTCAGAATAGGGGAGAAGACCGCTCACGGGCCCTTGAAGGAAAGGCTTGAAGCAATGGAAAAGGAGATGATTCTCAATGCCCTTCAAGAGGCAAACTGGGTCCAGACAAGGGCTGCTGAACAACTTGGAATCAGCGAGAGGGTGTTGAGATATAAGATAGAGCGTTTGGGAATAAAGAAACAGGGGAAAAAGTAA
- a CDS encoding ATP-binding protein — protein sequence MDIDNFLTDRSIPLWKANIIVFSCLFIMVLVLFFLQVEQTRRAFLQDQMAHAQILSNVFKLHVRNAVESQKITDQIVKTHLRNIASFIDYLDSFEPFSPQELELFARRTGLYGIAIIRPNGKIVTSVREWLEKFPYTCNSKESFSRDHDAHLLILSKKGRYSEGCIVCALPSTDFERLQAQIGLSSVMKALRDVKGVISIEIDRVGASVNGTGLQSPEIEIQGKTNSPYVTMSIPVENKVLKVILDASRYRDSMNRLWRNFFLISLFILLGGAILSYWLYKKQRQEMRRAVLIEKAMSRQREDAMIGRAAATIAHEVRNPLNAVHMGLQRLLLESDSLDESEKRLLKLSLTSIRQANSIISNLLEFSRPISPKVKDVILDKLLEEVIYVLGPEQRGIEVKFTYNRRPVKISIDPELMRQVFLNLVKNAIEAQSNGGYLDIIVEDMPQRVIIRMRNGGIMPKENQVERLLEPYFTTKIKGTGIGLPYSKRIVSAHGGQMDVQLKDGAFEVEITIPKVGGIQS from the coding sequence GTGGACATCGATAATTTTTTAACGGATAGATCCATTCCACTTTGGAAGGCCAATATCATTGTCTTTTCATGTCTGTTTATCATGGTATTGGTCTTATTTTTTTTACAAGTAGAACAAACGAGAAGGGCATTTTTACAAGACCAGATGGCCCACGCACAAATACTGTCTAATGTATTTAAATTACACGTAAGAAATGCAGTAGAGTCACAAAAGATTACAGATCAAATTGTAAAAACACATCTCAGAAATATTGCATCCTTTATTGACTACCTGGATTCTTTTGAGCCGTTTTCACCACAGGAATTGGAGTTGTTTGCCCGTAGGACTGGGCTTTATGGAATAGCCATAATAAGGCCCAATGGAAAGATAGTCACAAGCGTAAGGGAATGGTTGGAAAAATTTCCATATACATGTAATTCAAAGGAGAGTTTTAGTAGGGACCATGATGCCCATCTATTGATCCTGTCTAAAAAAGGCAGATACTCTGAGGGCTGTATTGTCTGCGCGCTTCCCTCTACTGACTTTGAAAGATTGCAGGCACAAATCGGGCTTTCATCTGTCATGAAGGCCCTACGAGATGTAAAAGGGGTTATTTCCATTGAGATCGATAGAGTAGGAGCCTCAGTCAATGGAACGGGCTTACAGTCTCCAGAGATCGAGATACAAGGAAAGACCAATTCCCCTTATGTGACAATGAGTATACCGGTTGAGAATAAGGTCCTAAAGGTGATTTTAGACGCATCACGTTACAGGGATTCAATGAATAGACTCTGGAGAAATTTCTTTCTGATTAGTCTTTTTATATTGCTAGGAGGGGCCATCTTGTCTTATTGGCTTTATAAAAAGCAAAGGCAGGAGATGAGGCGAGCAGTCTTGATTGAAAAGGCCATGAGCAGGCAAAGAGAAGATGCCATGATAGGACGTGCCGCTGCCACCATTGCCCATGAAGTTAGAAATCCCTTGAATGCAGTTCACATGGGGCTTCAACGACTTTTACTTGAGTCCGATTCTCTGGATGAGTCTGAAAAAAGGCTTTTAAAATTGAGCCTTACTTCTATTAGACAAGCAAATAGCATAATTTCAAACCTGCTCGAGTTTTCCAGACCCATTTCTCCCAAAGTAAAAGATGTCATACTGGACAAACTACTGGAGGAAGTGATCTATGTCTTAGGGCCTGAGCAAAGGGGAATTGAGGTGAAATTTACCTACAATAGACGACCTGTAAAAATTTCGATTGATCCTGAACTTATGCGCCAGGTCTTCTTAAACCTCGTTAAAAATGCTATTGAGGCCCAATCAAATGGCGGCTATTTAGATATAATAGTTGAAGATATGCCACAACGCGTAATCATCCGTATGAGAAATGGTGGAATAATGCCCAAAGAAAATCAGGTGGAACGACTACTTGAACCATACTTTACTACAAAGATTAAGGGTACTGGTATAGGACTACCTTATTCCAAACGCATTGTCAGTGCTCATGGTGGACAAATGGATGTACAGTTGAAAGATGGGGCATTTGAAGTAGAAATCACAATTCCCAAGGTTGGAGGTATACAAAGTTGA
- a CDS encoding HAD family hydrolase produces the protein MKLRFKAYLFDMDGVVLNSMPYHVKAWQEAFQEFGLTVSPNLLYLYEGAIEPDTAVQLFCNNGCTITKNDFEKILARQKQIFQERYRVLVSPYPEIPEILSTLFGMGASTALVTSSHREILNSILPKEILAYFNCVITGDSVERRKPYPDPYLKAIEALGATSDEAVAIENAPSGILSAKQAGASCIAIKTTLDEQHLQKADMVVEDHRELKSAICHTK, from the coding sequence ATGAAGTTGAGATTCAAGGCCTACCTGTTTGACATGGATGGAGTTGTTTTAAACAGTATGCCCTATCATGTAAAGGCATGGCAGGAGGCGTTTCAAGAATTTGGGCTGACAGTTTCCCCAAATCTACTCTACCTCTATGAAGGTGCAATTGAACCTGACACAGCAGTACAGCTATTTTGTAACAATGGATGCACTATAACAAAAAACGATTTTGAAAAAATATTGGCGCGACAAAAACAGATCTTTCAGGAACGCTATAGGGTCTTAGTAAGTCCGTATCCAGAAATACCAGAGATACTTTCGACCCTTTTTGGCATGGGTGCATCCACAGCCCTGGTTACCAGTTCCCATAGAGAGATTCTGAACTCTATTTTGCCAAAAGAAATTTTGGCATATTTTAACTGCGTGATTACCGGGGATTCCGTTGAAAGGAGAAAACCTTATCCCGATCCGTATCTGAAAGCCATTGAGGCACTGGGAGCAACATCTGATGAAGCTGTTGCAATTGAAAATGCCCCATCCGGCATACTGTCTGCAAAACAGGCCGGCGCCTCCTGTATAGCTATAAAGACCACCCTTGATGAACAACACTTACAAAAGGCCGATATGGTAGTAGAAGACCACAGGGAACTAAAAAGTGCTATTTGTCATACAAAATAA
- a CDS encoding DUF1566 domain-containing protein, which yields MKIAILSDIHGNLEAMDNCLKDLESNGVDTIMSLGDLVGYGPEPDGVVRLAQALKIKCVMGNHDYAVNAVCAERWFNPQARTVVAMTRKLLSDQSLDFLKTLPNTIETNHALLVHGFPPNSFKTYIYMVPEKGIKRVLAAIDKRIVFVGHTHELYLYELLKNNDLSIRPLKTDLYSVGLVLYKMLSGHLPQKDCPLHRLNPDCDRSWDTFLEGALSENPEDRFNDSLEMERALSQLFSSWREKTLSRCPVRPTFEYKKEKKNTNKIGYIRTDPIQLVPSQARQTFNLDESFRPMIWTKNDYEKLNSKLVFDKETGLLWESLGSASPMTWSQAVMRTQSLNQKRIGGVSTWHLPTIDELLTILDPVPHKTGHCIVSLFDVEKSWLWSSDCVNKKKAWCANVQNGFIGYKDKNCYLFARHVARLNI from the coding sequence ATGAAGATAGCCATTCTATCAGATATTCATGGCAATTTAGAGGCCATGGACAATTGTCTTAAAGACTTGGAATCCAATGGAGTAGACACCATCATGTCTCTTGGAGACCTAGTTGGTTATGGTCCGGAACCAGATGGTGTTGTTCGCCTTGCACAGGCCCTCAAAATAAAATGCGTCATGGGAAATCATGATTATGCTGTTAATGCAGTATGTGCAGAAAGATGGTTCAATCCCCAAGCACGAACAGTTGTTGCAATGACAAGAAAATTACTCAGCGATCAAAGCCTTGATTTTTTAAAGACTCTTCCAAATACAATAGAGACGAACCATGCCCTCCTTGTCCATGGTTTTCCCCCGAATTCTTTCAAGACTTACATATATATGGTGCCGGAAAAGGGGATTAAACGGGTGCTGGCCGCAATTGACAAGCGTATTGTATTCGTAGGCCATACCCATGAACTGTATCTATACGAACTCTTGAAGAACAATGATCTCAGTATTCGACCATTAAAAACAGATCTGTATTCAGTCGGGCTAGTATTATACAAAATGCTTTCTGGCCATCTCCCCCAAAAAGACTGCCCTCTACATAGACTAAATCCTGACTGTGACAGGTCTTGGGATACATTCTTGGAGGGGGCACTATCAGAGAATCCCGAAGACAGGTTTAATGACTCCCTTGAGATGGAACGAGCACTCTCCCAGCTCTTTTCGTCTTGGAGGGAAAAAACCCTGTCTAGGTGTCCCGTTAGGCCTACTTTTGAGTATAAAAAAGAAAAGAAAAATACCAATAAAATAGGTTACATACGCACTGATCCAATCCAGCTTGTTCCTTCACAGGCAAGACAGACTTTCAATCTGGATGAATCCTTTAGACCTATGATTTGGACTAAAAACGACTATGAAAAACTAAATAGCAAACTTGTCTTCGATAAAGAAACTGGCCTTCTTTGGGAAAGTTTGGGCTCTGCCTCTCCTATGACATGGTCTCAGGCAGTGATGCGAACACAATCACTGAATCAAAAACGTATTGGTGGAGTCAGTACTTGGCACCTTCCAACCATTGATGAACTTTTGACCATTCTAGACCCTGTTCCCCATAAGACAGGCCACTGTATTGTGAGCCTATTTGATGTGGAAAAGTCATGGCTATGGAGCTCTGATTGTGTTAACAAAAAAAAGGCATGGTGTGCAAATGTACAAAATGGCTTTATTGGCTATAAGGACAAAAACTGTTACCTTTTTGCAAGGCATGTAGCGCGACTTAATATTTAA